CCATGACCGCATCGAATCCCGACTCCAGCAGGGTCTGGATCATGCCGTGAGCCTCCCGGCCCACCTGCTGGCGCACCCGCTCTTCCGTGATGCCGATCTCCTCCATGGCGCGATTCGCCGCCGCGGCAATGGCGTCCTCGTCACGCAACTGCTGCAGCAGGGCCATGAAGCGGTCCAGTCCCCCGGAAGGGTCGGCGGGGATGTGCAGATAGCGGAACTCGTCTCCGGGTGAACGCCGCACGCCGCTGAGGAAATAGGAATCGCCATCGATGTCCACGGGCAGCATGTAGTTCTCGTACTCCAGCGCCTCGCCGGTGGGCCGGCGCAGGCGGTAGGTGAAACTGGGGCCGACGTTACGCACCTCCCGGCGGCTGGTGGCCTCGGGCACCGGATGAATATTGAAGACCTCGAAGTCGGTGACCTCCAGGCGACGACCGTTCTCCCCTGGCAGGGTCATCTCCTCGTTGACGTGGGTCTCCAGCTCGGCAGGCTCGCTGCCGTCCATCGGCCAGGCACGCAGCGCCAGCCGCGAGCCACCGTCACCGAAGTTCGCCTGGTAGATGGCATGGCCGTCGTAAACCAGCGGCTCGTTGACGCGGATGGTCTGCCTGATGGGTTCGTCCAGCTCCGGCGCATGGAGCACCACGTCACTTTCGAAGGAGCGCGGCTCGCCGGTGTCGTAGTGCTCGATGCGGAAATCCTCCACATGGAGCCGGAAGGGCAGCTCCTGCACCACGTACCCCTCGCCCAGCCGCAGGAACACCACACCGGCCCGCCCGCCTTCGGGGATGGTGACATTGCCGCGGAACGCGGTGCGGCGCGGCGGAATCTTGCTGCTGTCATCCACCTGAGAGACCGGAATATCCCGGGTCTCGACGGTCAACTGCCCGGTCCAGTGCTGCCACTGCACCAGCAGGTTGCCATCGATGAGGCCACCAATGCAGATCACGACGATGGCCAGGTGGGTGAAAACGTAGCCCACCCGGTTACTGCGACCGCTCATGGCCGCCACCATGATGCCGTCGCCCTTGTTCTTGCGACGAGAGCGGAAACCATGGCGCTTCAGTGCCGCTTCAGCGGTGGCCGCGACCGTCTCGGTGTCGGCGTCCAGTTCCCATTCACGCCGATGCCCCAACGCCCGCAGGGAGCGCTCCTGCTGGTGCTCGCGGAAACGGGTCATCTCCTTCCAGACGTGGGGCGTATGCCGCATCAGGCACACGGACGTCGACACCACCAGGAAGGCCAGCATCACCAGGAACCAGGGTGCACTGTAGACGTCGTAGAGACCCAGGAACTCGTAGACCTCGAACCAGAAGGGGCCGAACTTGAGGAGATAGTCCTGGTAGGGCTGGCCCTGTTGCAGGACCGTCCCGATCACCGACGCGATAGCCAGCGCCACCAGCAGCGTGATGGCCAGGTTCATGGAACCCAGGAAAGTCAGCAGAACAGACGCGGTGCTCTTGCGCCGGCGTCGCTCGCTCTGCGTGGATGCCGCGGCTGTCGCCATACCTCGTGGATCACCCGGAAGCGTGGGCGCGTCCCCTGCGCGTACCGCCCGTCAGGACGGCCCGTGGAACAGTGCGCCGCAGGCGGGGTGCCCGCGGCGCTGCATCAGCGCTCCGGCCAAGGAGCCCGGTCGTCAGTCGCTCTGACGGCGGTGCAGGCCAGAGAGATACGAGGAGACGGCTTCGATTTCGTCATCGGACAGGCGCTCGGCCACATCCCGCATCATGCGGTTCCGGTCGGTGTCGCGATCGCCGTCACGGTACTTACGCAGCTGCTCGGCGGTGTACTGGGCGTGTTGCCCCCCCACCCGCGGGAAGCCCGCGCCGGCCATGCCGGCACCGGCAGGCCCGTGGCACGCCATGCAGGCCGCCACGCCCTTGTCCGGAATACCGCCGCGGTAGATGTCCTCGCCGCGTTCCCTGAGATCGGGGTCCACCCCGCCGGCGACGCCCGGCTCCAGGGAGGCATAGTATGCAGCCAGGTCACGCATGTCCTGCTCATCCAGGTCGGACACCTGGCCGGCCATCACGGCATTCTCCCGGTCGCCGGTCTGGTACGCCTTCAGCTGCTCGAACAGGTAGCGCTGCCCCTGGCCGGCAATGTTCGGCCATTCGGGGTTGTCGCTGTTGCCATCGGCACCGTGGCAGGCGGCACAGGACCCGGAGAGCTCCTCACCGCGGGAGATGTCGCCGGCCTGCAGCAGCGGTGCCGCAACCAGCGCTGATCCGGCAAGAATCACCTTGATCCAGTTGTTCATGGAATCGTGTACTCCTGGAGACGAGGAATCTCTGGGGCGCGCTCACCTGGCACGCGGCTTCCGCAAACCCGATTCCGGGGTGCGAGCACGGCAGTGGGGAGTTCACGCGGCCCTGTGGACAAAGCGACCTGATTTATACCAGCCGGCCCGGTTCCGGTCAATTTGCCCCGGCAACACGCCGCCTGACAAGCCCTGTACCATGGGCGCCCGGCAACCCATATCGCGAGACCTATCAGCATGAGTGACCGCTATACCCGGGCTTGGTTCCTGAAAAGCGCCAACGCCCTGGACCAGCTCCCCCCCGATACCGGCCTTGAAGTGGCATTCGCGGGGCGGTCCAACGCTGGCAAGTCCAGTGCGTTGAACGCCATTACCGGGCAGAAACAGCTGGCGCGGATCAGCAAGACCCCGGGGCGCACCCAGCTCATCAACATCTTCCCCCTGGACGACGAGCGCGCCCTGGTGGACCTGCCGGGCTACGGCTATGCCAAGGTACCGGCCAGCATCAAGGCGCACTGGGACCAGGTGCTGCCGGCCTACCTGGGGCGTCGGGAAGCGCTGCAGGGGCTGATGCTGATCATGGACATCCGCCACCCGCTGAAGGAGTTCGATCGCCAGATGCTGGCCTGGTGCGACCATGCCGGCCTGCCTGCCCACGTACTGCTGAGCAAGGCGGACAAACTCAAACGCGGCGCCGCCGGCAACACCCTGCAACAGGTCCGCGCCACTCTGGGCGCGGAGTTCCCCGCCGCCACCGTCCAGCTGTTCTCCGGCCTGCGCGGCCACGGCGTCGACGAGGCGCGGCGGGTGCTGGACGTCTGGTTCGGCCTGGACGAAGGCATGGACTGAGCACGAACCGGCTCCATGGCCCCTTCGGCGCGGAGCCTGCTGACATCAGGGAACTTTTTCCGGGACAGAACGGTCTTAATCAGTGCGCCAGTGCCCGGCGCTGCCCGCTCTCCCCCCTGTATGTTGAGCGGGCTTTCGACGACCCTTCCCCTGGGTCGTCACGTTGGCCCCGGTCTTTCCCCCCCGAGAGCCGGGGCCTTTTCTTTTCCGGTCCTCCGGGACGCCGGTCAGTGGGCCTCGTGCCAGTTTGCGCCAACCCCCACATCCACTTCCAGGGGGACATCCAGGGATGCCGCCTGGACCATGAGCCCGCGGATGCGCTCGGCCACCGGCTCCACCTCGGTTTCCGGCACTTCGAACACCAGTTCGTCATGCACCTGCATGACCATGAGCACGTCCGGCTCGTCGGCCTGCAGCCATTCGTCCACCCGGAGCATGGCGCGCTTGATGATATCCGCCGCGGTGCCCTGCATGGGCGCGTTGATGGCGGTGCGCTCGGCGTACTGCCGGCGCTGCTGATTGCTGGCGTTGATCTC
The DNA window shown above is from Aquisalimonas sp. 2447 and carries:
- a CDS encoding cytochrome c biogenesis protein ResB, with protein sequence MATAAASTQSERRRRKSTASVLLTFLGSMNLAITLLVALAIASVIGTVLQQGQPYQDYLLKFGPFWFEVYEFLGLYDVYSAPWFLVMLAFLVVSTSVCLMRHTPHVWKEMTRFREHQQERSLRALGHRREWELDADTETVAATAEAALKRHGFRSRRKNKGDGIMVAAMSGRSNRVGYVFTHLAIVVICIGGLIDGNLLVQWQHWTGQLTVETRDIPVSQVDDSSKIPPRRTAFRGNVTIPEGGRAGVVFLRLGEGYVVQELPFRLHVEDFRIEHYDTGEPRSFESDVVLHAPELDEPIRQTIRVNEPLVYDGHAIYQANFGDGGSRLALRAWPMDGSEPAELETHVNEEMTLPGENGRRLEVTDFEVFNIHPVPEATSRREVRNVGPSFTYRLRRPTGEALEYENYMLPVDIDGDSYFLSGVRRSPGDEFRYLHIPADPSGGLDRFMALLQQLRDEDAIAAAANRAMEEIGITEERVRQQVGREAHGMIQTLLESGFDAVMAEQQQRAEARGGDAPERLMDFYRLVVERTLWEAYAQVLLDEDIDPAEPAEEDLVFYSDAITAMTALAEYEAPVFLELTDFDHRQATGLQIARAPGQNIVYFGSLLLTVGIFLLFYVAHRRVWCWVRPASRGAQVLLAGSSQRDPMGFAKAFGKLEGDLEQRFGDRRRDAANGVNGDNT
- a CDS encoding cytochrome c — translated: MNNWIKVILAGSALVAAPLLQAGDISRGEELSGSCAACHGADGNSDNPEWPNIAGQGQRYLFEQLKAYQTGDRENAVMAGQVSDLDEQDMRDLAAYYASLEPGVAGGVDPDLRERGEDIYRGGIPDKGVAACMACHGPAGAGMAGAGFPRVGGQHAQYTAEQLRKYRDGDRDTDRNRMMRDVAERLSDDEIEAVSSYLSGLHRRQSD
- the yihA gene encoding ribosome biogenesis GTP-binding protein YihA/YsxC is translated as MSDRYTRAWFLKSANALDQLPPDTGLEVAFAGRSNAGKSSALNAITGQKQLARISKTPGRTQLINIFPLDDERALVDLPGYGYAKVPASIKAHWDQVLPAYLGRREALQGLMLIMDIRHPLKEFDRQMLAWCDHAGLPAHVLLSKADKLKRGAAGNTLQQVRATLGAEFPAATVQLFSGLRGHGVDEARRVLDVWFGLDEGMD